The DNA sequence GCAGCATCACTTGTGGCAGTAGTGGTGCTTGTCACTGGTAATCAAACCGAATTGGTGCTTTTCCAAGGTAGGCCTGTGCCACAACCAGCCAAGTGGAGATACTCACCGGCCTTTGTGTAAGTTCATATATAAAGTTTTATATATCAAAAATACTATATTTACGtaaaaaatcagccaccaaattAGTTATTCGTATATAATAtacgttaaaatataaaatacatattaaaaattacttaaacaaGACACAAATATGTGGTAATTGATTCTGTGGCGGCTATATACGAAGTGTTTGCTATATATGTTGGTCTATGTTTTTGTAGTCAACGTGAAATTAATATAAAGAAagttaaaacagaaaaaataaagaaactacactaattaaatatgttttttttttccttcaagaAGAAAGGAGAATGAAAATTTAATCTTAGTTGAACTGTTAATTAATACATGAGGGCTTTCCCTTAATTTTTACTCTGATTTCTGATATGTACGTAATTATGATGGCTTTTGGATTTGCATGTCATATTTTACAGTACGTTATTTGTAAGGAGGCAAAGAGTCTCTCTAttataatgtttattattttcCCTAATGTATCATTCTCCTGCCTTATTGTGTTACTTattatttcaattctttttatgtatttaacaaatattattaattgtTGTTGACGCTTTGCAATTAGAAATTTGACatattatgatataaaattatgcAGATATTTTGTGGTTGCATTTTCGGTTTCTGGGCTTTACAGCATCATCACCACGCTAGCATCACTCTCTGTGATCCAGAGACCACATCAAAAAACCAAGTTTCTCCTTCATTTTCTCTTCTGGGATGCGgtaacaattaataaaataatcatattTTCACCTTATAAGCTAGCTAGCATTTCAAGAGATAAATAAGTAATAACCCATGAGTGTTATTTGTTATGGTGTGGTGCAGCTGATACTGGGGATAATAGCATCAGCAACAGGAGCAGGTGCAGGTGTTGCATACATAGGTTTAAAGGGAAACAGCCATGTCCATTGGAATAAAATTTGCAGTGCATATGACACTTTCTGTAAGCATGTTGCTGGATCCCTTGCTGTGGGCTTGTTTGGCAGCATTGTTGTTGTGTTACTCATCTTCCTTTCAGCTTTCACCCTTCACAGCAGGGTTCCCAAGTAGACAAATGGTTCATAGTTTCATTAATGTTGACAAAGTTAGTCTGAGTGTGTTGTTAAGTACTGTAATTAGTACAGTTTGTGAATGACTTTTTCTGTTTGTGAATGTTTGTTGGTTTCAGGGCAATGGTTTTTGATTATTATGTAAATGGGTAGACAGGGTAGTAGTAGTGGTTGTCTTGGTGgtttattcatgcattaaatggtttgtaattaattattctgCACCCACAAAATAAACCAGTTATAATCAACATGGAAATGTTTTATATGATTAATTGATGATTTTGATGTGTACTTTAATTTTGCAACCATTCTTCCAAGTATCATGATTCATTTCACAGCATGGCACTCTGATAACATCAGGGGCAATGTAGAGTAGAGTATGAAAATTGGACATAAAAACAGAGTGAAAATTTTAAGGTGTAAAATTACACAAAGCATGTTGCGGTCTCTTTATGACTTGAAAATCATTGAAATGAAACGTCCAATGAAGTTATGAGTACATAGGACAAGAAAGCTATGAAATCTGCCTAAGACTCAACATCACAAAGAACTTCCTCTGGGGTCTAAGAATTAAAACATGGAGAAGAAAAGCATTCTATGTGCTTGATTGTGACAACTTAAATAACAACATTGGAGTTCAATGCATGGTATAATTGTCCTCCACGAATTCATCTATTACATTTACAAGAATGGAATTTATGCATATTTTTAATCTGATTGATTTTAAAAGTAATCTGAACTTGTCttattttcttgtatttaatGACATAATAGTAGTGATAGTGATACACACGTATTATTACCACATTATACACATACTAAAACTGATagctatataaattatatatatacttatagTTGATCAGTCTTATAGGACCAAGGTGTTGATGTGTGACCAACAGCAGAGATCTGAACACGTACAACCTCATGAATGGTACCTCGGCGAAGTACCCCCAGAACATGTTCATCATCTTCTGTTGCTAAATATGCCAAAGAAACCCAACGAGAATGCGACTCGTCCCTCCTGCGGAAGCCATAGATCCATCTCCCAACTTTCCACCACTTGATGCATACATGCCGATCAGATATCTCACTAGCCCGAAGCGATTCTACGAGTTCATCGCCCTGCTAATCAACACGCTTAGATATCAATTACAAACACTGAAATGATTTTTATACAAGTTTGTAATTTTAAATTCTGGTATAGCCCTTCAAAACTTTAACCCAACATTATAATTTTCATATGCATGTTATCAGTTCAAGGCTGAAATGTGAGATGTTATAAAATGAgaggaaaaaaaatcaatttagattaaaaaaataatagttatacGCCTAGCTATACATCTATCTTTACAGATCACGACTTAACTTCTGAAAGAAAAACTGCAAAAGTCAAAGGATAAGATAAAGCTCATCTATATCTCTGAATATGAA is a window from the Arachis hypogaea cultivar Tifrunner chromosome 1, arahy.Tifrunner.gnm2.J5K5, whole genome shotgun sequence genome containing:
- the LOC112704791 gene encoding CASP-like protein 1D2, translating into MSTTEKPGEPENRTAPTPAPAGVDLSNLDVILRFLLFAASLVAVVVLVTGNQTELVLFQGRPVPQPAKWRYSPAFVYFVVAFSVSGLYSIITTLASLSVIQRPHQKTKFLLHFLFWDALILGIIASATGAGAGVAYIGLKGNSHVHWNKICSAYDTFCKHVAGSLAVGLFGSIVVVLLIFLSAFTLHSRVPK